The sequence GAAGTGGGAATGTGGGCAAGGAGACAAGGTAAGGAGAGGAAAAGAGTGGAGACGAGGAAAAGGGAGGAGTAGAGACaagaaggaggagatgagaggagaataagagaggagagcaggagaggagagagaggacatgagATGGCATGCAGTGTCTACCATATATACGTGTCAATCAGAATTTTAACGTTGCAGAAGATTTCATGTCTCAATCATCATTAATAGAATAAATGGGGAAACAACGGTAGCTTTTGACATGTATGTTTTTTCCAAAAGTATGAAAGAAACTAAATAAACCCTTCGATGATGTATACAGTTTATTGTCTAGCAACCAGGAAATACCCAACAGATCTGCAATGAGTATTGTTATCCTAAAACCAATATTATCACTACAAGTGGCTGTATACAACTTGCAGTGAAGTGGTATTTTCCAAGTACTAATGAACCATAACTGAAGTATGTAATGTGGACCGTTCTCCATTATAGTGCTCTGTAAACCAAACACAGCATTCTAGAGGGTGATTCATTAATGTTTTATTCACTATAATTCTATCTTCAACATGCTGGGGTTTCACCCTCTCCTCGTTCCAGTTGCTTGGTTGTCATGTTATTGAAACAGTTCAACTAAATGTTAACAACATAAATTAACCAACCTGGTAATGACAGAAGGAAAAATAGAAATCCTCTTGCTGCTGATCTTAAATTCATAGTGagtcctctcttctctcactctgttgTTCTGGGGGATTCTTAATCACACTTGCACATAGAAAATACAATGAAAGTAATTGCAAGGAAAAATCTCTGAATTATATTTGTTATCAATAGAGATAAAGGTTAAAAGTTACTGTAGAGGAGGATGCTGGTCTGACATCTAGTCTGTGGATCCAGTTCATGCAGTGTGCTGAACAGAAACCAAAACAGCATTGAAAGACTTCCTCCGCTTAACACCTTAACACCCTAACACCTTCCCATCGCCTCATCCTGTTTACTGGCAGAAGCCTCATCAGATTCCAAGTTCTTCCTCAAGATGTCACAGTAGTTCTCACACTAGATTTCACCCTAGACCTCAGCCTAGAACTCACCCTAGATCTCACACTAGATCTCACCCTTATAGCAAACATCACTTTGCAAGTCGTGACTCTTAAATCCTAGACCATAATAATGAATTCCACAGATGACCTGACCATGTTGCTGATGAACCATGGCAATGTGGCACAGCAAGTAACCAGGAGCTGTTCTATTAATAAAATCAAACATATGGTTTTGCTTCAGCTGGTTCACATGATGTCCCTGGAGGAGACTGGCAACTGCCCTATCATAACATTGACATGAATGAAATACGAAACAGGGCCAAGGATTTATCCCAGGGGGATCCCACAAGTCAACTCTTTGGCCATTGATACGTTTTCTCTGACCTGGCCCACCATTATCTATTGGTCAAATACCATTTAAACCTCTCTATTGATGTGTCCCTTTGCCCTGAACATTTTAAGTTAAAGTTGTGATGTGTACTGTATGAAAAGCCTTGAGTTTATGAACAGGACCATTCCAGTGTAATGGTCACTAATGCTTTCCAtctttatattataataaacaAGGTAAGTGAGGCAAGTGTCATGTGTCTTCTTGAACCAGACTGTAGAAATATATTCTGGGGATCCTGTCCTGGCTTGCTGTCATGTTCAAAAATTGTCAATAAGTTGTTAACCCAAACTGGTTGACCAATGCAAGGGTAACTACCAGAGAGCTTGTTGGAGTTTTCACATGTGTTTAAAAATCGCCAAGTAAGATACACTTTCCTGGCCTGTAAAAACATTATGGCAACATCAGATTGTGTTTGGGAAATCAATAGCACACTCGTACTAAAAGGGAGGTTGTTCTAAGCAGTCAATCATATGTTTTGAAAGTTCTAAATCTAGAATCTAGGTTCTGCTTCAGATTTTTCTTTATGAAAATATAGACACACGTAATAAATGGCTTCCTGTTTCTCACCTCCACCACGGTTTCTGGCCTTCCTCCCTGTCACCATGCTTTGCTGGAGGAACTCGTTCTTCTGGAGAAGAAAAAGGAGGGATGAAGAAGCAACAGgagaagtgaaggaatggaaaacaagaaagagagaatatctcacctcatccagaggaagacgaggagaagTACAGTGGCCAGTAGGACAACGATTACTCTTACAGCTACTGATGTTGTCAAAGGTTACAAGAGagtggagacgaggaggagcagaggtaaGGAGACAAATAGAGGAGAGCAGAAAAGGAAACGAGAGGAGGCCAGAAGAGGgcgaggagagcaggagagaggaaggagagaggtagGAAATGACTACCATATTACTAAATCAAAATTCCAACACAGCAAAGCGAAAGATTGATGTGTCATGTCTAAATCATAATTTTCTGAATAAATAGACGATTCGATTTTAACCTCTATTTTTCTCAAAAAGTCTTAAAGTGGCTTAATTAACTCTCCGATGATGTCAATAGTGTAGATTTTCCTAGGAAACAGGAAATGCCCAACATAGCCCAATGCAAACATATATTCTTTCAAATAGGGTACTTTGATCCAAAACAAATACAGAGTCAGACTACAAGAGGCTCTATAAAACTTAGAGTGAAGGGAGATTTCCAATGACTATGAACCATAACTGAAAAATATAAAGTTGACCGTTCCCTAATGTAGTGGTCTGTTTAACAAAACAGTTTTCTAGAGGGTGATTCTTTAgggttattttttattaaatattattCGATCTTCAACATGCTGAGGTTTCACCCTGTCCTCGTTCCAGTTGCTTGGTTGTCATGttattgaaaataaatgttcacaatgtaaatGAACCAACCTGGTACTGACAGAAGAAAAGCTAGAAATCCTCTTGTTGCTAATCTTGAATTCATACTGAGtcctttcctctctcactctgtggttCTTGGAGTTATTTAAACACACTTGCAAGTAAATAATACCAGTACAAGTTCATGCAAGGAGAAATACATCAGTTTTAAATATACAACAGTGTTTTTTCAGTCATTTTCATTACTATATATCCCTCTATGAATTACATTTGTAAAGCATTTGAACAAAGGTTAAGAAAATACAACCTCTTACAGTAGAAGTTGAAACTGGTCTGTGGTTCCAGTTCATCATGCACTTTTGTTAATTTgaccaaaagaaaagaaaaaagacttCATCTTAATGCAGCAGAGTTAACCTGAAACCTGGTTACTGCCTGGAACGTATGATCACCTTTTAGACCACAATGAATGGTACCTAGTTCCATCATATTTTATCTTTTGCTATATTGTGTTCTCCGGATAAGTTTTCTTTGTAAACAATAGTTTTCATATACATTATTTCCATCATCTGACATTCATAAAGTAAAGCAACCCTTTAGCAAAACCGAAAATACGGAAGATCCAACTAAACTAAATCCGTCGGCTTTCCTCTCACCAGAAGCTGGATGACCTTCAACACCCACATACCAGGACTAGGTCCATACTTTACCACATAAATGCAATTACTCTTGGAGGAGTCGGATTAATAAGGGTTTCTTTACTGTGACAAACTGGAAAGATACTGAAAGGATGACCCTAGATTGACCACAACTCCAGAGAGAAGAACACTCATGTGTTCACTAGTGAAATTATGATAAATCAGAACTCTAGATAAAATAATGTGTTCACTAGGAATTACAGACGGTTCCTTGGAGACATCATGTAATGGTTCCTAACAAATCCCTTTAAATGTGTTGTCTCTACAAAACAACCCATTGcaaagtaaaatgaaaaattAGATCTCCTTTCTATCACATTAACATGATCTATTTGGGCTTACTCAAGGCCAAAGAGAGATTTGGTTAAATTTCATCCATCTCAATTGTCACTCCTGAGAAATATGCATAGTTCGGTCTCGCAATGATCTTAGTGAGTTCTCTACATTTTATTTCAGGTATTTCATGCCTAAGGTCTCTCAAATTTGTGTCAATACAATACCAATATTGCTGGATGCATTTCCCCAATTATACAAATCAAATGTGATGTACGTTTTATATGATTATCAACTATGAACAACTTACAGAATCTTTAGTTAATTTCACACAGAATTCATTCAACTTAATGTACCACATGGATCACCATCACCTGCCTAAAACCTCTAAAGTATTTTGGAAATGAGCTGCAACAAAAAGGCCAGGCAGAGATGtcatgttaaagaaaacaactTTGCCCAATACATTCTCAAGGGCAACCACGATTTTGTGGATAACAGAGTTTTCAAATATGGCACATGAAAACATGTGACATATGTTACAGTATTGTGAAGAAAAAAATTCACTTGCAAATACATTAAATGCCAGGTTTGCACCATATTACTCAGAGGTTAAGAAAAATTCATTCCAAGTAATTCATTTCCATAGGACATGCAGCCAGCGTATTGTCCTGTTAAACTAAATGGATGAGACACTCTACCTAGTACCACTATTTAAATCCTGCTGCCACAACTCTTTCAATATCTGGGGTGCGTTTTGACGGTGCTGTACAACGCTGAGGTTTCTGCCGCCTCTGTTTGGTCACTCTCTCTGAAAAGAAGACAGAACTTCAGTCACCCTGTGAAACAGACCAAATGGGTTGATAAAGTCTGAAAACAAGAGTCTAATTCCTCTTTAGAAATACCAAGAGAAGCTTACCCAGGGACAGCGTTTAGTCTCTTAATGTTGACCACAGAATAAAAGACAGCATCTGCTTGGTCTGATTGGACATTAGAGCCAACCCAACAGCGAGGGACTTCCTGGTTCTCTGAACGAGAGGTATGGATGCTGGCATAGTGATGGTCATCCTGCTCTTCAATTGGTTCTGTCTGTGCTGCAGGAGCCAAGTGATTGGTCAGAGTTGAGACGTTTTCATACACAGGACCTGGTAGTGGCTATCGGGAGTAAGGACAGAAGAATACATTTAGAAAACAGTTTATACTTCCTGAAGACAGTCCTGAAGGTCTTGCTTTTCTGGTTCATCTAGAGACCATTGGTGGTGACTAGTGGTCCCATCATAAAGTCTGCTGTAAGCCTCACTCACTTACTGCAAGCTTTTCGCCATCTGTTGAGCTCCTAAAACCATTTTTATCTCTGAACAACATCTTAATTTAAAAACGTCAGTGCTTCAATTCCCCAGTCTTGCCATTCTGCTCACTGGCAGAAAACTCCCCAGATCTCCCCCTGGATCTCACCCTTTAAGCAAACATGACTTTGTAAAGTTGTGACTCTTAAATCCGAGACTGATTGTTCTGCTATGTCATGTCCTCGTCAATGAATGTACATTTCTGAGCAACACTCTGATGAGTCCAagacagcaggcagcaggcagcggggctccggcgggaaaCAATCACAGGCAACAATCACGgaaaacaatccctttctcctccatatgGCGGTTCAGTCTACCAcggattgatgtggaagtggaagaaccagagacgtctgagaacccgacgcagtcgtttgagattcataatatggTCTGGGGATCACTGCCGCGGGGCACCACACGGGTACTGTAATGTACAGTCTCTCGTAGCGATAGGGCTGGGGCAACAGAGATGGACAGTCACTCAGGAAACAACTAGAAGTCTCTTGTGTGGCCACAGGGTCTcggtgtggtgtgttgtggccTCAGGGTATTTCCATTGTGTGTCTTAGTAAAGGATGGGTTAGTAATAAATGGCTTcctgtgtctcacctcctccacagtatctggccttcctccctgtccaccTGCTTTACTGGAGGCCCTCTTTCTTCTAgagaagagaacagagaggTGAAGCAGCAACAGGACAAATGAAGGAATGTGAAACGAGAAAGATATCTTACCTCATccagaggaagacgaggaggagtacGGTGGCCAGTAAGACAGCAATGGTTGTTACAGCTACCATTGCtcgatgagatgatgatgatgatgatgatgatgatgatgatgatgatgatgtcactggAACATAGTCAGTTGATTTCAAACACCGGTGGCAAAATGCAACATAAATAGGAAAACGTTTAACTGTGGGCCTCAGACTATTTAaaaggtgtgtgtttcttttaaatTAGAAATTACCTTGGATTAACAAAAAGGTAGCATTATGAAGTCCGATTGCATTATGGGCTTGGCAGTAATAGTTTCCTCCATGCTCAGATGTGATATTAGTGATGGTGTAGTTCTGTCCTGATTCTCTCACTGAGTCTTCATGTTCCTTGAACCAGGTGTACTCggctgctgggttggcatcactgctgcagctcagagtcactgaactgccctcctctatttcaccagagggactcacggtcactgagggggtctttggagcgtctgtcaagaacacacaataacaatatcCATCCTTAAGTTATGAATctgcaataacaataataatggattgaatttatatagtgcttttctagacactgaaagacgctttacagggaagggggacctcactaaccaccaccagtgtgtagcacccacttgggtatACTAGTATAATAAGTGAGTCAATGTTGTTTACAGGCAAGCAGTAATACATGAATACCAGATCTACATTTTAAAGACAAGATATAGAAAAGATGTTAACATATTAGTCCAATATTCAACTCACACTGGACATCCATGAATATTGAGTTAGAGCTCAGTTGTCCATATTTGTTCTCTGCCTGACAGCGGTACGTTCCTCTGTCTTCAGGTCGGACTGAGGGGAAGGTATGAGGTTGACTTGGTTCCCAGTGCAGAGGTTGGTTGTTCTTGAACCAGGTGTActcagctgctgggttggcatcactgctgcagctcagagtcactgaactgccctcctctatttcaccagagggactTGAATTAATATATACGTGTTTAGGCCCATCTGAAGAAACAAAGGAACATGTAAAAACAGCATTTATATTAATGACATTATTATTGATCATCAAAATCACAATGTGGCAAAGTTTTGGTTAATAATTAATGCTAACACAGTTAAGCTCATTTTGTACTCTGCTTTTACTCACATTTGACATCAATAGGGTGGTAGGCATATTCTTTCCCTAGCTCATTCTTAGTGTCACAGCGATACTGTCCAGAGTCTGAAGACAGGATGTTGCTAAAGACAAGCTGTGGTCCCTGGATCATCTTTCTGGAGGAACCATCTCTATTAACCTTGAACCAGGTGTAGgtagctgctgggttggcatcactgctgcagctcagagtcactgaactgccctcctctatttcaccagagggactcacggtcactgagggggtctttggagtATCTGTTAAtatttcatttaattaattatacAAAATAACTGTAAATCGATATTAAGTTCTTTAGCAATAGCCTCAAAGGTTTGTTACATCTGGTATCATGTCACAGTACATGAGTTGTGATGCAGTGTGGACTTACAGAGTAGAGGAGAGCGGAGATCGTATCCTTTAGCAGCACATGAGAAGCTATCTCCAGGCTGAGGTTTGACCGAGTAGATCATTCCCTGTTTTATATTCTGTCCATTCCTGAACCAGATGTAGGGAGGGTCACCAGCTAGTCCACACATACTGCGACACTCCAGCTTTGCCCTGGTAGGATTGGTAGGATAAGGAAAGGACACCTTCACCTGGAGGTCTGGGAATGAGAACCAATGACAGAAATGAATAAGtaattttgtgttttgtgtgtttacaaTGCAAACTACTTTTCTACAACaaaccaacccacccacccagcctttcacacacacacacacacacacacacacacacacacacacacacacacacacacacacacacacacacacacacacacacacacacacacacacacacacacacacacacacacacacacacacacacacacacacaaacaaacacacacacacacacagacacacaccgacacacaaacacactagacTCATCATAGTTTACCTGTTACAGATAACGTCACTCCAGGGTCCCCAGTATATTTCCCACCTGGTTGGTTTGTTGGGAACCTAAACTTGTAGACAGCAGAGTCACTCTGTCTCAGGTCTCTGACGCTCAGGGTACATGTTCCATGACATCTGGACCTGGTACAGCTGACCTCTTCACAGCTGTATACAGCACGACCTGTATAGTCTGCATTGTGCTTCAGATCAACTGG is a genomic window of Gadus chalcogrammus isolate NIFS_2021 chromosome 23, NIFS_Gcha_1.0, whole genome shotgun sequence containing:
- the LOC130377647 gene encoding B-cell receptor CD22-like; translated protein: MGLQDLQVKVSFPYPTNPTRAKLECRSMCGLAGDPPYIWFRNGQNIKQGMIYSVKPQPGDSFSCAAKGYDLRSPLLYTPKTPSVTVSPSGEIEEGSSVTLSCSSDANPAATYTWFKVNRDGSSRKMIQGPQLVFSNILSSDSGQYRCDTKNELGKEYAYHPIDVKYGPKHVYINSSPSGEIEEGSSVTLSCSSDANPAAEYTWFKNNQPLHWEPSQPHTFPSVRPEDRGTYRCQAENKYGQLSSNSIFMDVQCELNIGLIC